A stretch of the Drosophila nasuta strain 15112-1781.00 unplaced genomic scaffold, ASM2355853v1 ctg89_pilon, whole genome shotgun sequence genome encodes the following:
- the LOC132798103 gene encoding uncharacterized protein LOC132798103, producing the protein MDIILIRVCQETEYFSEMKCLKMGSSIIDRKSKLFKCSPYLDEVSILRVKGRIDLIEGVEVNLKRPIILPRRHRFTFLLVESYHRRYHHLYDEIVVNELRQKFLIFGLRALVREVSQTCPACRMRRARPRPPEMGSLPRERLAHHMAPFTYTGVDYFGPIDIIVGRRHEKRWGVLFTCLTIRAVHLDIATSLSTDSFLCILKAFIARRGCPRRMMSDNGTNFRGASRVLKDEVERISTRDVETKYPEMEFMFIPPGSPHMGGAWERLVRSTKSILTEILPPGGLREEVLRAALADVEGILNSRPLTYVPLESADSEALTPNHFLLGHSSGIRERDSEIQNGNKLAKGFRISSQLADQFWKNGFENICQRLRAVPNGSIRRQIRSP; encoded by the coding sequence ATGGATATCATTCTAATACGAGTGTGCCAGGAAACCGAGTATTTCAGCGAGATGAAATGCTTGAAAATGGGAAGCAGTATTATAGATCGGAAGAGCAAGCTATTCAAATGCTCTCCGTACTTGGACGAAGTAAGCATACTGCGCGTCAAGGGAAGAATCGACCTAATAGAAGGAGTCGAAGTAAACCTAAAGCGACCCATAATCCTACCAAGAAGACATCGATTTACATTTCTGCTGGTTGAATCGTATCATCGCCGGTACCATCATCTGTACGACGAGATCGTGGTCAATGAACTACGGCAAAAGTTCCTGATATTTGGTCTGAGAGCCTTGGTGAGAGAGGTTTCTCAAACTTGTCCAGCATGCCGGATGAGGCGCGCGCGTCCTAGGCCTCCAGAAATGGGAAGTCTACCGCGCGAGCGTTTGGCGCACCACATGGCGCCGTTCACCTATACAGGAGTGGATTACTTTGGGCCCATCGACATCATCGTTGGACGACGGCACGAGAAGCGCTGGGGTGTTCTGTTCACATGCCTCACAATTCGTGCCGTACACCTAGATATCGCAACGTCACTGTCAACCGActcttttctttgtattctaAAGGCATTTATAGCGAGACGTGGTTGCCCGCGACGAATGATGTCCGATAATGGGACTAACTTCCGAGGCGCGAGTAGAGTGTTAAAAGATGAAGTAGAGCGTATATCGACCAGGGATGTGGAGACCAAATACCCAGAAATGGAGTTCATGTTCATTCCGCCAGGCTCACCGCACATGGGCGGTGCATGGGAAAGATTGGTACGCTCAACAAAGTCCATTCTAACGGAGATCTTGCCGCCTGGTGGATTGCGAGAAGAAGTGCTTCGTGCTGCGTTGGCTGATGTGGAGGGTATTCTCAACTCACGCCCACTCACATATGTACCACTGGAATCGGCAGACTCAGAAGCGCTTACACCGAACCATTTCCTCTTGGGCCACTCTAGTGGAATTCGTGAACGAGACAGCGAAATACAAAATGGTAACAAGCTTGCCAAAGGATTCAGAATTTCGAGCCAGTTAGCCGATCAGTTCTGGAAAAATGGATTCGAGAATATCTGCCAACGCTTACGCGCCGTACCAAATGGTTCCATCCGCCGCCAGATTCGATCGCCGTGA